The Anopheles gambiae chromosome 2, idAnoGambNW_F1_1, whole genome shotgun sequence genomic sequence agtcatctggagtcatctggagtcggccAAGGTCGGtcttcgaaacaaaggcctgtataaccgcaggactccacacagcataacacggagcgcaacataacaactgacagctaacaaacgcttcagaaaacgctttTTTGCTGGTAACATGTTTTGAATACCCttagtaggccgctcattGCTCGTACACCAGGACTCCacagagcataacacggagcgcaacataacaactgacagctgacAAACGCTTGacaaaacgcttgggaaaggaggtaaagcgtttcattaactgtcggtcatcgcagtaggttggtagcatTTCAACgagaaatgagcggcctactaaggatattcaaaacatggtaccggcaataaagcgttttttgaagcgtttggcagctgtcagttgttatgttgcgctccgtgttatgctctgtGGAGTCCTGGCGGTAGAAAAGCTACCAGTCTACTGCAATAACCGACACGCTTTGCCTCCTTTCTcaagcgttttctgaagcgtttggcagctgtcagttatgttgcgctccgtgttatgctgtgtggagtcctgcggtaagaagtgcacgcgcaaagtgaaagacaaaaaaacacaacgaaaggaaaagtctgatcacaagcacaaaggctcctgttgactccgaccaACTTCGATTCCggtgactccgaatgactccgaatgactccgatcgacttcgatcgactctaaacgactccgaacgactccggacgactctgactccgaacgactccgaacgactccggacgattccggacgactccgaacgactctggacgactccgaacgactccggaagactccgaaaagctccgggcaactccgggtgactctgactccgggcggatctagcgGTTCCATTTtcccggagtcggaatcggactatcAATagttggagtcggatcggaggcgtggatgcgctccagagagcacatcactaaaaCGGATACCAAATTTCCATACGGCAACGACAGACAGATGACCATGTGCTTGATGTCCAACAAATGTACGCTATTACCCGCCAGCAAATCGTGCACACGtacgtttttgtttgaaaatgttaaatCTGTGCTAGCGCCATCTAGTTGTGGATATGTGAAGCAAGATCGTTTGACACCACTGCTTCACGGCAGAACGGTGGTCAGTCGTCTATTTTTTAAAAGTTCAGTTGATTATTACTATACCACATATATCCCATGAATTATGTGTGTAAAAATAGATTGGATAATTTTGTGTACACATTTCAAGCAATATTTTGAAAGTTATTGTACAAAAAATATCAACCTCATGTACCGTGGCGCTCCCATTGTTCGGCGagctttatttacaaacacAACATAGCCGATGTAAATGAATGCTCTTGTAATTGTTACAAGTCCGTTATCCTCCAGTGAGTGAAATAATACATACATTTATGTTTACGAGCCCCTCACCTGTTGCAGTATTACTTGCACATTATTCCTTCACCGTTTCTCACAACCACCCGCCCCAAACCCTGGCACAATTTTGACAGAGAGTCAGTCGCCTTATCACCCCACATACGCACCTATTTTATATTTCTTGCTTATCATTCGCCAACCAGGTTCAAAGTTCGTCCCATCCAATAGGTGAAAATGTTCCGCTCAATTGCCGGCAGCGCTGCACTCACGCAAACGATCCGCAAGACGATGGAGCGCAATCTTTGCAGCGGTTCCGCCATTGCAGCCAAGCGCCTGACGGGCAAAGTGGCCGTCGTAACCGCCTCTACAGAGGGGTAAGTATCGGGCCCCACCGCTTATCAGCCGGCTTCATCGGTTTTCTTTCCAGTATCGGTTACGCCATCGCGGAACGGTTGGGCCAGGAAGGAGCCAAAGTGGTTGTCAGCAGCCGTAAGCAGCAAAATGTTGACCGCGCCGTGAACGACCTGCGAACCGCCGGGCTCGAGGTGTCCGGGATCAAGTGTCACGTTGCCAACGCCACCGACCGGAAGGCGCTGTTCGAGCATGCGGCCCAAAAGTTCGGTGGCATCGACATTCTCGTGTCGAATGCGGCCGTCAATCCGGAGGTGGGCGGTGCGCTGGAATGTAGTGAATCGGCCTGGGATAAGATTTTCGACGTGAATGTAAAGTGTTCGTATCTGCTGGCCAAGGAAGCGCTGCCGTTCATACGGGAGCGCAAGGGCGGCAGCATTGTGTTCATTTCGTCCATTGCCGGCTTTCAACCGTTCTCGCTGTTGGGCGCATACTCCGTCAGCAAGACGGCATTGTTCGGATTGACGAAGGCAGCCAGCCAAGAGTTGGCGGCGGAGAACATCCGCGTGAACTGCATTGCTCCGGGTGTGGTGCAGACGAAATTTGCCGGGGCGGTAAGCACCGTTTTGGTGGAGAAGAGCTAATTTATAACCAATATTGTATAAAATCATCCTcacctttttctttttagctACAAGAATCCGATGCCGCCAAAGAGGAAACAC encodes the following:
- the LOC1269748 gene encoding dehydrogenase/reductase SDR family member 4 — translated: MFRSIAGSAALTQTIRKTMERNLCSGSAIAAKRLTGKVAVVTASTEGIGYAIAERLGQEGAKVVVSSRKQQNVDRAVNDLRTAGLEVSGIKCHVANATDRKALFEHAAQKFGGIDILVSNAAVNPEVGGALECSESAWDKIFDVNVKCSYLLAKEALPFIRERKGGSIVFISSIAGFQPFSLLGAYSVSKTALFGLTKAASQELAAENIRVNCIAPGVVQTKFAGALQESDAAKEETLSRIPMGRIAQPKEISGVCAFLVSDDASYITGETIVASGGMASRL